A section of the Hippea sp. KM1 genome encodes:
- a CDS encoding NAD(+)/NADH kinase, whose product MLKKIGVIAKTKVENIDKIIKQLVDYLNGLGVNVLLGQEAASVLNKEGIERHKLAAYVDMILVLGGDGTFISAARSVNESKRDIPILGVNLGRMGFLTEVPLSEMYAVLDNVFIKGEYHIEERMMLDVELYDGGDLITKKTVFNDAVVNKGALARIVPLRVEARIGSNIYHVAVYHADGLIISTPSGSTAYNLAAGGPIVYPTMDCIIITPICPHTLSNRPLVLPVDVELTVMMDEEIDDVMATLDGQIGYKITKNHRMVVGKSKRKIKIITQKGKNYFDVLRTKLNWEERKVRSLKC is encoded by the coding sequence AGATTGGTGTTATAGCCAAGACCAAGGTTGAGAATATAGACAAGATAATAAAGCAGCTTGTCGATTACCTGAATGGTTTGGGTGTTAATGTATTGTTGGGGCAGGAGGCCGCCTCTGTGTTGAATAAGGAGGGTATAGAAAGGCATAAGCTTGCCGCCTATGTTGATATGATCCTGGTTTTGGGTGGAGATGGCACATTTATCTCTGCTGCACGCTCTGTAAATGAATCCAAGAGGGATATACCGATTTTAGGTGTCAATTTAGGCAGAATGGGCTTTTTGACCGAGGTGCCCTTATCTGAAATGTATGCCGTTTTGGATAATGTGTTCATTAAGGGCGAGTATCACATAGAAGAGAGGATGATGTTGGATGTGGAGCTATACGATGGCGGTGATTTGATAACAAAGAAAACCGTCTTTAACGATGCTGTCGTAAACAAAGGGGCTTTGGCCAGGATAGTGCCGTTGAGGGTTGAAGCAAGGATAGGCTCAAACATTTACCATGTGGCTGTCTATCATGCCGATGGTCTAATCATATCGACGCCCTCTGGCTCAACGGCTTACAATTTGGCTGCCGGTGGCCCCATTGTCTATCCGACGATGGATTGTATTATCATAACGCCCATTTGCCCCCATACACTTTCAAACAGGCCGCTTGTTCTGCCTGTTGATGTTGAGTTGACGGTGATGATGGATGAGGAGATAGACGATGTTATGGCCACACTGGATGGGCAGATTGGCTATAAGATAACAAAGAACCACAGGATGGTCGTGGGTAAATCCAAAAGAAAGATAAAGATAATAACCCAGAAGGGCAAGAATTACTTTGATGTCTTAAGAACAAAACTCAACTGGGAGGAGAGGAAGGTCAGAAGCCTGAAATGCTAA